In Haloarcula sp. H-GB4, a single genomic region encodes these proteins:
- a CDS encoding twin-arginine translocase TatA/TatE family subunit: protein MPGTTEMMVILLIAVLLFGANKIPKLARSTGEAMGEFQKGREEVEQELEEMRDGAAEGADASTVDSAESTETATETET, encoded by the coding sequence ATGCCCGGGACGACGGAGATGATGGTCATCCTCCTCATCGCCGTCCTGCTGTTCGGCGCGAACAAGATTCCAAAACTAGCGCGGTCGACTGGCGAAGCCATGGGCGAGTTCCAGAAGGGGCGCGAAGAAGTCGAACAAGAACTCGAAGAAATGCGTGACGGCGCTGCAGAAGGGGCCGACGCGTCTACCGTGGACTCGGCCGAATCGACCGAAACGGCGACGGAAACCGAGACGTAA
- a CDS encoding GMC family oxidoreductase produces MDREPSERADVCVIGAGPAGALIASQLASVGQNVVVLEAGPRFDRSNREQQMEETIRPGDHGSVWDMGGDRDAFSASGERHYPLNISRVKGVGGSTLHWQGMVMRLHPSDFDGSHDTDDPAWPISYDDLQPYYADAEQALGVAGDADNPFAPPRDGAYPLPGFPPSHSDSLFAEACESLGITMHSVPNARNSEPYDGRGPCVGYGTCQPVCPSGAKYDASVHIEDAEAEGARVIDRAPVQRLVTDADGRIEAVVYATPDGTEHRQTAREFVIAAGGVETPRLLLLSADDDHPDGLANSSGLVGHYFMDHLFAGAGGTLGRETRQNHVGFLTSECHQFYDDPGQAVEHVADGETVVSATDETLSPLKLEFLNYAGPSPVELALSGEEWGDTLLSSLRESYGNSIAMGGLVGQPPRKENRVTLDTSTTDDHGNPVPDIQWSWGDRIERSLTRANKIQHAVLSELGADISWTVGPADTGPAYHHMGTTRMGTDSDKSVVNPQLQTHDVANLSIASSSVFVTAGSMNPTLTIAALALKCADHVSERL; encoded by the coding sequence ATGGACCGGGAGCCGTCCGAGCGGGCGGATGTCTGTGTCATCGGGGCCGGGCCGGCAGGGGCACTCATCGCGAGCCAACTCGCCAGCGTCGGACAGAACGTGGTCGTGCTGGAGGCCGGGCCGCGGTTCGACAGGTCGAACCGAGAGCAGCAGATGGAAGAGACGATCCGACCCGGCGACCACGGCTCTGTCTGGGATATGGGCGGCGACCGCGACGCGTTCAGTGCGAGCGGTGAGCGGCACTACCCGCTGAACATCTCACGGGTCAAAGGCGTCGGCGGGTCGACGCTGCACTGGCAGGGGATGGTGATGCGGCTGCACCCCTCGGATTTCGACGGCAGTCACGACACCGACGATCCGGCATGGCCGATCAGCTACGATGACCTGCAGCCGTACTACGCCGACGCCGAGCAGGCGCTGGGTGTCGCTGGTGACGCAGACAACCCCTTTGCACCGCCGCGAGACGGTGCGTATCCGTTGCCCGGGTTCCCGCCGTCGCACAGCGACTCGTTGTTCGCCGAGGCCTGCGAGTCGTTGGGCATCACGATGCACTCCGTGCCTAACGCCCGGAACTCGGAACCGTACGATGGCCGGGGGCCATGCGTCGGCTACGGGACCTGCCAGCCGGTCTGTCCCTCCGGCGCAAAGTACGACGCCAGCGTCCACATCGAAGACGCCGAAGCCGAGGGAGCCAGGGTCATCGACCGGGCGCCGGTCCAGCGCCTCGTTACTGATGCCGACGGACGCATCGAAGCAGTCGTCTACGCGACGCCGGACGGGACTGAACACCGCCAGACGGCCCGCGAGTTCGTCATCGCGGCGGGCGGCGTCGAGACGCCGCGACTCCTTCTCCTGTCGGCTGACGACGATCACCCGGACGGGCTGGCGAACAGTTCGGGACTGGTCGGGCACTATTTCATGGATCACCTGTTCGCTGGGGCAGGCGGCACGCTCGGCCGTGAAACGCGTCAGAACCACGTCGGCTTTCTCACAAGCGAGTGCCACCAGTTCTACGACGACCCCGGGCAGGCAGTCGAGCATGTCGCGGACGGCGAGACGGTCGTTTCGGCGACCGACGAGACGCTGTCACCGCTGAAACTGGAGTTCCTGAACTACGCTGGCCCATCACCGGTCGAACTCGCGCTCTCCGGTGAGGAGTGGGGCGATACGTTGCTGTCGAGCCTCCGCGAAAGTTACGGCAACAGCATTGCGATGGGCGGACTGGTCGGCCAGCCGCCACGGAAGGAGAACCGCGTAACGCTGGACACGTCAACGACGGACGACCACGGCAATCCAGTTCCAGACATTCAGTGGTCGTGGGGTGACCGGATAGAGCGATCGCTGACTCGTGCGAACAAGATTCAACACGCCGTGCTGTCGGAGCTGGGCGCTGACATCTCGTGGACGGTCGGGCCGGCTGACACCGGGCCAGCGTACCACCACATGGGCACGACGCGGATGGGAACGGATTCCGACAAGAGCGTAGTCAACCCACAGTTGCAGACCCACGACGTGGCGAACCTCTCGATTGCGTCCTCGTCGGTGTTCGTCACTGCCGGGTCGATGAACCCGACGTTGACCATCGCCGCGCTCGCACTGAAGTGCGCGGACCACGTCTCCGAGCGGCTTTAG
- a CDS encoding HD domain-containing protein, translating to MSVDSDDTSGRIYDPEADHAFPDRRLNAVLDTITADEEIQAYLEAQNINPVARKQYNDHGAKHIGIVRNRALCLYDLLKQAGVEFNGAADHGLDEADEAVIIALATTLHDIGHVVHRDSHPYYSIPLAADILDDLLDEFYDIRQAVQVKGEVLHAILCHHTEEKPLTLEAGVVRVADALDMERGRSRIPYKRGGRGIDTVSSQAIETVTLSLGDDYPVLVEIAMNNAAGVYQVDNLLKAKLKDSGLEEHVRIVALNTREDGNQIVERIEL from the coding sequence ATGAGCGTTGATAGCGACGATACCAGCGGTCGTATTTACGATCCCGAGGCGGACCATGCGTTCCCGGACAGGCGACTGAATGCAGTTCTCGACACCATCACGGCTGACGAGGAGATCCAGGCGTATCTCGAAGCCCAGAACATCAACCCCGTCGCGCGCAAGCAGTACAACGATCACGGCGCGAAACACATTGGCATCGTTCGAAACCGAGCGCTGTGTCTGTATGACCTCCTCAAGCAGGCCGGCGTCGAATTCAACGGTGCAGCCGACCACGGCCTCGATGAGGCCGATGAGGCTGTCATTATTGCACTTGCGACGACGCTACACGACATCGGGCACGTTGTCCACCGCGATTCCCATCCGTATTACTCGATTCCGCTGGCCGCCGATATTCTCGATGACTTGCTCGATGAGTTCTACGATATTCGTCAGGCGGTTCAGGTGAAAGGTGAGGTACTCCATGCGATTCTCTGCCATCACACCGAGGAAAAGCCGCTGACGCTGGAAGCCGGCGTTGTCCGCGTCGCTGACGCGCTGGACATGGAGCGCGGCCGTTCACGCATTCCGTACAAGCGTGGCGGTCGCGGTATCGACACCGTTTCCAGCCAGGCTATTGAGACGGTGACGCTGAGCCTGGGCGACGACTATCCTGTCCTCGTCGAAATCGCAATGAACAACGCAGCCGGCGTCTATCAGGTCGATAACCTTCTGAAGGCTAAACTCAAGGACTCCGGCTTGGAGGAACACGTCCGTATCGTCGCGCTCAACACCCGAGAGGACGGCAACCAGATCGTCGAACGAATCGAACTCTAA
- a CDS encoding DHHA1 domain-containing protein: protein MTGTAAAEPTVTNFTSTVDRIETTAVVLTETYFYAEGGGQPADRGTLGGVEVVDVQHRNGDIVHELAEPPAFDPGETVEGQIDTALRTYCMRAHTASHVLYGAGRRLLSDLGYGGFDISATVPDDAGDDDFGPAITGKVRVDFETTTEIDDETLTELERLANRAVWESYDVTWEEIPRDEALGRDDIAFNTKTEEGIEGETVRVVTIEDWDVAACGGTHVGNTREIGPVTVLGRSNPGEGLTRVEFAVGPRAIRQRATEHERAMAAAQSLDTNVPGLPAAVDGLQSECDDLRNTVSDLQERLVDSRLAELRDAAVEVDGQRWLVGTVAGLDANALADRAESAVDDDIDVAALVDADGQYLGVGTTGGVDAGEVVDQVTTEFGGGGGGRPTVAQGGGLSADGDNIVAFLKDIPGNVD, encoded by the coding sequence ATGACGGGAACAGCCGCAGCCGAGCCCACTGTGACGAACTTCACGTCGACCGTCGACCGCATCGAGACGACTGCCGTCGTGCTAACGGAGACGTACTTCTACGCCGAAGGCGGCGGCCAGCCGGCGGATCGGGGAACTCTCGGTGGCGTTGAGGTCGTCGACGTCCAGCATCGAAACGGCGATATCGTCCACGAACTGGCCGAACCGCCGGCCTTCGACCCGGGCGAGACAGTCGAGGGTCAGATCGACACGGCGCTTCGAACGTACTGCATGCGTGCCCACACAGCCAGTCACGTCCTCTACGGCGCTGGTCGCCGGCTGCTGTCGGATCTCGGCTACGGCGGCTTCGACATCAGCGCGACGGTCCCGGACGACGCCGGTGACGACGACTTTGGGCCGGCAATCACCGGGAAGGTGCGGGTAGATTTCGAAACGACGACCGAAATCGACGACGAGACACTCACTGAACTCGAACGGCTGGCTAACCGCGCCGTCTGGGAGTCTTACGACGTAACCTGGGAAGAAATTCCGCGCGACGAGGCACTAGGTCGCGACGATATCGCGTTCAACACGAAAACTGAAGAGGGAATCGAGGGCGAGACGGTCCGTGTCGTCACCATCGAAGACTGGGACGTAGCCGCCTGTGGTGGGACACACGTCGGGAACACGCGAGAGATTGGGCCAGTGACAGTGCTCGGTCGGTCCAACCCCGGCGAGGGCCTGACGCGCGTTGAGTTCGCTGTCGGCCCGCGAGCGATCCGCCAGCGCGCGACTGAGCACGAGCGGGCGATGGCTGCCGCCCAGTCGCTGGATACGAACGTTCCCGGACTCCCGGCTGCTGTCGACGGACTTCAGTCGGAGTGCGACGACCTCCGGAACACGGTATCGGACCTTCAGGAGCGTCTGGTCGATTCCCGTCTCGCGGAACTGCGTGATGCTGCCGTCGAAGTAGACGGACAGCGATGGCTCGTCGGGACTGTGGCCGGCCTCGACGCAAACGCGCTTGCTGACCGGGCGGAGTCCGCCGTCGACGACGACATCGACGTGGCCGCGCTGGTGGACGCCGATGGCCAGTATCTGGGTGTCGGTACGACCGGCGGCGTCGATGCCGGCGAGGTGGTCGATCAGGTGACCACAGAGTTCGGTGGCGGCGGTGGCGGGCGACCAACAGTCGCACAGGGCGGTGGACTCAGCGCTGATGGCGATAACATCGTCGCTTTTCTCAAAGACATCCCTGGAAACGTGGATTGA
- a CDS encoding metal-dependent hydrolase: protein MWPWGHLAVAYLVYVVYTRFDPTRRQTAATLTALAVGSQFPDLIDKPFAWTFGVLPSGRSLAHSVFTLLVLTVVLHRLAVRYRRTDLSTAFMLGAFVHILTDMSPTAVAGLLGGDLTQLQWLRFLVWPLQPPPPYANDTSFVEQFASLSFEPYVLFQFGLFGLAVAVWLAHGAPGFREVTRQSKAVFTESAD from the coding sequence ATGTGGCCGTGGGGACATCTCGCCGTCGCTTACCTCGTCTACGTTGTGTACACTCGGTTTGACCCGACCCGTCGCCAGACGGCGGCCACGCTGACCGCGCTGGCGGTGGGGTCGCAGTTCCCGGACCTGATCGACAAGCCCTTCGCCTGGACGTTCGGCGTCTTGCCGTCCGGGCGGTCGCTTGCCCATTCCGTGTTCACCCTCCTCGTTCTCACAGTGGTCTTGCACCGACTCGCGGTCCGATATCGCCGAACGGACCTGTCGACGGCTTTCATGCTCGGCGCGTTCGTACACATCCTGACCGATATGAGCCCGACAGCGGTGGCAGGGCTACTCGGCGGCGACCTGACACAGTTACAGTGGCTGCGCTTTCTCGTCTGGCCGCTCCAGCCACCGCCACCGTACGCCAACGACACCTCCTTCGTTGAGCAGTTCGCTTCGCTCTCATTCGAACCGTACGTCCTGTTTCAGTTCGGACTGTTCGGCCTCGCCGTCGCCGTGTGGCTCGCACACGGCGCACCCGGTTTCCGGGAAGTCACTCGCCAGAGCAAAGCAGTGTTCACCGAGTCTGCGGACTAA
- a CDS encoding GAF domain-containing protein: MVHRILCVDPDEDVCEETVDKIQSELADQDLRFETAGSLADAEAELTTDTAAIITEYELPDGTGFDLIGAAQTACPDAGCILYTDTDPDTIDTTELRGSITEYVGKNSIFGSERLSQLLGKTIETRVQATYPVPQNETERLAALRSYDLDSPDLLASLDRTTNLAADHFDVDRASINIINEHSQDFLACYGDAQDWESMDREDSICTFTILEDDDVMAVEDVTEDPRFETRSETLLSMGIRAYMGANLITSNGLVIGPLCVYDDNPREFSAADKAYLRDLADVAIDLIELHSRLDSVAGDTGRAQ, translated from the coding sequence ATGGTACATCGCATTCTCTGTGTGGACCCGGACGAGGACGTCTGCGAGGAGACGGTCGACAAGATCCAGTCGGAGTTGGCGGACCAGGACCTCCGCTTCGAAACGGCTGGGTCGCTGGCCGACGCAGAGGCCGAGCTGACAACGGACACTGCGGCAATTATCACCGAGTACGAGCTCCCCGACGGCACCGGGTTTGACCTCATCGGGGCGGCACAGACGGCCTGTCCAGACGCGGGGTGTATCCTCTACACCGACACCGACCCGGACACCATCGATACTACGGAGCTTCGTGGCTCGATTACGGAGTACGTTGGTAAGAATTCGATTTTTGGATCGGAGCGCCTCTCGCAACTGCTGGGGAAGACTATCGAGACGCGGGTTCAGGCGACGTATCCCGTCCCACAAAACGAGACCGAGCGGTTGGCGGCGCTCCGGTCGTATGACCTCGACAGCCCGGATCTGCTGGCATCGCTGGACCGAACTACCAACCTCGCGGCTGACCACTTCGATGTTGATCGGGCCTCGATAAACATCATCAACGAACACAGCCAAGATTTCTTGGCCTGCTACGGCGACGCTCAGGACTGGGAGTCGATGGACCGCGAGGACTCTATCTGCACGTTTACCATTCTCGAAGACGATGACGTGATGGCCGTCGAAGATGTCACGGAAGACCCTCGCTTTGAGACCCGGAGCGAGACGCTCCTCAGCATGGGTATCCGGGCGTACATGGGAGCAAACCTGATCACGTCGAATGGGCTGGTCATCGGGCCGCTGTGTGTGTATGATGACAATCCACGGGAGTTCTCGGCAGCCGACAAGGCGTACCTCCGTGATCTCGCCGATGTCGCGATCGACCTCATCGAACTCCACTCGCGGCTGGATAGCGTCGCCGGCGACACGGGGAGAGCGCAATGA
- the surE gene encoding 5'/3'-nucleotidase SurE produces MDEPTILLTNDDGIESAGLRAVYDGLSTVGDVTAVAPAEDQSAVGRAISHEVTVHEHELGYAVEGTPSDCVVAGLEALVTDTDLVVAGCNRGANLGAYVLGRSGTVSAAVEATFFDVPAMAVSMYIPVREDAAFADIEANGDSYDEAAKATTYLADHAVDAGVFEQCDYLNINAPVAEWGDAQMAVTRPSHLYEMDAVQDGDAVTLHDRIWEHMAEGDIPDPEGTDRRAVVDGKISVSPLTAPHTTEHHEALDAIAETYEPGDDSGAAD; encoded by the coding sequence ATGGACGAGCCGACGATTCTGCTGACGAACGACGACGGCATTGAGAGCGCCGGCCTCCGGGCGGTGTACGATGGTCTCTCGACAGTCGGCGACGTGACCGCTGTCGCCCCGGCGGAGGACCAGAGCGCGGTTGGTCGGGCTATTTCCCACGAAGTGACCGTCCACGAGCACGAACTCGGCTATGCCGTCGAGGGGACGCCTTCGGACTGCGTTGTGGCGGGGCTCGAAGCGCTCGTCACCGACACCGACCTCGTCGTCGCGGGCTGTAACCGCGGGGCGAACCTCGGCGCGTACGTTCTCGGCCGCTCAGGGACCGTCAGCGCCGCTGTTGAGGCCACCTTCTTCGACGTGCCGGCAATGGCCGTCTCGATGTACATCCCGGTCCGCGAGGACGCCGCCTTCGCCGATATCGAAGCCAACGGCGACAGCTACGACGAGGCAGCAAAAGCGACGACCTACCTGGCCGACCACGCTGTCGACGCCGGTGTGTTCGAGCAGTGCGACTACCTGAACATCAACGCCCCCGTTGCCGAGTGGGGCGACGCACAGATGGCGGTCACACGACCGTCCCACCTCTACGAGATGGACGCTGTGCAGGATGGTGACGCTGTAACGCTCCACGACCGGATCTGGGAACACATGGCCGAGGGCGACATCCCCGACCCCGAGGGGACCGACCGCCGTGCCGTCGTCGACGGAAAGATCAGCGTCTCGCCGCTGACCGCCCCCCACACGACGGAACACCACGAAGCACTCGACGCCATCGCAGAGACGTACGAACCGGGCGACGACAGTGGGGCGGCTGACTGA
- a CDS encoding transporter, producing MSVVNAAVFGVHLIFAALWAGTVLFMTYAVLPTAMNGDSSPGPLSSITGKLQTVSRASATLLFLTGGHLAATRYTAESLTGTGRGHLVITMIVLWFILAGLVEVGASKLSDGFDQQKVREPARNARPFLLGASVVSILLLLDAGAILGLY from the coding sequence ATGAGTGTCGTAAACGCGGCTGTCTTCGGGGTACACCTGATATTCGCCGCGCTGTGGGCTGGCACCGTGTTGTTCATGACCTACGCTGTTCTCCCGACAGCGATGAACGGCGACTCCTCGCCGGGACCGCTGTCGTCGATTACCGGGAAGCTTCAGACAGTGTCACGGGCGAGTGCGACGCTCCTGTTCCTGACGGGTGGGCATCTGGCAGCGACCCGCTACACCGCCGAATCGCTGACGGGAACCGGTCGCGGGCACCTCGTCATCACGATGATCGTCCTGTGGTTCATTCTGGCTGGCCTCGTCGAGGTCGGCGCGTCGAAGCTCAGCGACGGTTTCGACCAGCAGAAGGTACGCGAACCGGCCCGGAACGCACGCCCGTTCCTGCTGGGCGCGTCTGTTGTGTCAATTCTCCTCTTGCTCGACGCTGGCGCCATTCTCGGCCTGTACTGA
- a CDS encoding DMT family transporter produces the protein MRFRNAILFVALAVAWGSAFTAIKAGLEYFPPILFAAFRYDLAGLLMLGYAVYATDQWVPKSRTDWIVVGIGGSLLIAAYHIFLFVGEQGTTSAAAAIVVSLSPILTTGFARAFLPDERLTTLGIVGLLVGFVGVGVLSNPDPGNLLDPRTVSLFLVFLATTSFALGSVLTRRFDDNLEIETMEAWSMLLGAVLMHGISFGVSESVANVQWTAEAVLALLYLVVVASALGFLIYFDLLERLGPIEINLVSYAAPVVAAATGLLFLGETPTVYTGVGFICILIGFGLLKRDALRNEVARFNGTPNRGD, from the coding sequence ATGCGGTTCCGCAACGCCATCCTCTTCGTCGCGCTCGCAGTCGCCTGGGGCAGCGCCTTCACCGCGATCAAGGCAGGGCTAGAGTACTTTCCACCAATCCTGTTTGCGGCGTTCCGGTACGACCTCGCCGGCCTGTTGATGCTCGGCTACGCGGTGTACGCTACCGACCAGTGGGTCCCGAAGAGCCGGACCGACTGGATCGTCGTGGGTATCGGTGGGTCACTCCTGATCGCCGCGTACCACATCTTCCTGTTCGTCGGTGAACAGGGAACCACCAGTGCCGCTGCCGCTATCGTCGTCAGCCTCTCACCGATTCTTACGACCGGGTTCGCGCGTGCGTTCCTCCCGGATGAACGGCTCACAACGCTGGGCATCGTTGGTCTCCTCGTCGGGTTCGTCGGTGTCGGCGTTCTCAGCAACCCCGACCCGGGGAACCTCCTCGACCCCCGAACTGTGTCGCTGTTTCTGGTCTTCCTTGCGACCACGTCCTTTGCCCTCGGGAGCGTGCTGACCCGCCGGTTCGACGACAACCTGGAGATAGAGACGATGGAGGCGTGGTCGATGCTGCTCGGTGCGGTGCTCATGCACGGCATCAGTTTCGGTGTCTCCGAATCGGTTGCCAATGTTCAGTGGACTGCTGAAGCCGTGCTGGCCCTGCTGTATCTGGTTGTCGTCGCCAGTGCGCTCGGCTTCCTCATTTACTTCGACCTTCTGGAGCGGCTGGGCCCCATCGAGATCAATCTCGTCTCCTACGCCGCACCGGTCGTCGCCGCCGCCACCGGACTGCTGTTCCTCGGCGAGACGCCGACGGTCTACACGGGTGTCGGATTTATTTGCATTCTCATCGGCTTCGGGCTGTTGAAACGGGACGCACTGCGAAACGAGGTTGCACGGTTCAACGGGACGCCGAACCGGGGCGATTGA
- a CDS encoding peroxiredoxin, whose amino-acid sequence MVSVGDVAPDFTAPIANGDVDELTLSEALADGPVVLAFFPGAFTSVCSHEMNSFQDRLDELTEAGATLYGVSIDTPFSQNAFRDELGLEFDLVSDSGREIVDAYDISMDFEALGVPNVAKRAVFVVDENQEVTYAWVSDDPGVEPDYDEVIDAAT is encoded by the coding sequence ATGGTCTCAGTTGGAGACGTTGCGCCTGATTTCACGGCACCGATCGCAAACGGCGACGTTGACGAACTAACGCTGTCCGAAGCGCTCGCCGACGGGCCTGTTGTGCTCGCGTTCTTCCCGGGCGCATTCACCAGCGTTTGCAGTCACGAGATGAACTCGTTTCAGGACCGACTCGACGAACTCACCGAGGCGGGGGCGACGTTGTACGGTGTCAGCATCGACACACCGTTCTCACAGAACGCGTTCCGGGACGAGCTGGGACTTGAGTTCGACCTCGTCAGTGACTCCGGGCGGGAGATCGTCGATGCCTACGACATTTCGATGGACTTCGAGGCACTCGGCGTTCCGAACGTAGCAAAGCGAGCTGTCTTCGTTGTCGACGAAAATCAAGAAGTCACGTACGCCTGGGTCAGCGACGACCCCGGCGTCGAACCGGACTACGACGAAGTTATCGACGCCGCCACCTGA